In Alosa alosa isolate M-15738 ecotype Scorff River chromosome 10, AALO_Geno_1.1, whole genome shotgun sequence, the genomic stretch AACCCTAGCTTTTTAGGGTGCCCAACATTTCTAGCGACGTGACCTCGGTAtttgaaaaatcctggctacgGCCTAACAGAGCATGCTTTTATTTTGACGAAACACACTGTTTCTTCTAGGCTACGTATTTCTTCTATCTAGTCTCCTAGTCTGTATCCAAAATGCCTGTTTGTCCCCAGATTGatgttatcagagaatgtctaataggaagacgggctctggtattatcgttgttatttgtttgtaaattattacatgcagccaatcacagagcGACAGAGCCTAACCAATGAAATACATCTTTACGCATTTCTTGTTCCTGCGCGTGTGCTCCTTCGAGTCAGTTGACAGTAAGTTTTTGAGACTGCAAATATTTCCCACAAAGTTAAAACATTATTGTGTATGGCATATCTTTTAGCAGGCTGTCATCGCCGTTTGTGTAAGGGATTATGTTAACACAATATGTTAATTACGTTGATACGCTAACCGTTACTGTCTTAATCTCAGTGGATGCTAATGTTAGCAAACACAACCTCAGGCTTTTTGGGGACACTAGTCAGTCGTTTGTGAGCTATTTCAATAAGTTTGTTGTAGATCATTAGCAAAACCAGTGTAAACTACTGAATTATAGGGTACTTGTGTTTCTATAGTGTAAACGTTGCGTAATGGAAATGTCTTGTGATGCATGCAGCAGGCCACATTAATTCACCGTTTGCGGGGCAACAGCATGTCCTTTTTCTTGCGTTTGACCCGATGAGAATGTTACACAATTAATTTATCAATGCATTGCCATTGCTTTAACCCCAGCGATCCTTGTTTGTTCGAAGGGCCTAGCATAACTAAGTAAACTGCGGCGTGCTGACATAATGGAGGAACCCGCGGCTTTCGAACGGCTTGTGTACAAAAACGCTTCAAATTTCCAGTATATGAAGATTTGTCTGTAAGTTTGAGCATGATAACCTTTATTTGCCATggttatctctttctctctgaaggTTATAATTCCCCATTTTTCAGAGTTTGTGAAGTTAGCCGTAGACAATGTGTCCGTACATTAATTACCTATTTCTTTCCAACTTTTTCTTGAAGATggtcccttcaaaatgcaccaTGCGGTGGTTTATAACCTGATTGCCCTCAGTTATGCTCTAATTTAATGTGCAAAATGGTCTGATATTTTCGTGTATGATTAGAGAATTGAAGAATGGGAGAAGAAACATTGAGTCCGCTCAGTTCAAACAGCTTATCATCTCTGGTCTGAGACAGCTGTATGGAGAGGTAAGAGTTTGTGACTCATAAAGTGTACCTCACCCATTCTACTCATACAAGTATATTTTCCCCTCAAATAGAATAGTACATGAGTCAACAAATGGCTCGCTGTTCTTTTCCTCTTGAGCCTTGAAAGTACTTTGTAAGGTTGTTTAAATTGTGAACCTGTATGGCAGAGCGACAGATATGACCaatatttattcttttttttgttgttacatttAGGTGGGGGCAGCATTCCCATTTGACCTGCTGAAGTTTGATCCAGGTACATTGACAGGCATGCTCCGTGTATATAACAGGTATAGCAACCATGGATCTATGCAGTGTCATACAAGAGTAATAAATGGGTTGATTTGCCAGTACCCCTCCTCAGCATGTCAGTATTCCACCACTTAAAATATGCCACCCGTTTCTCCTTTCTCAAACGACATTCACATAATGTCTGTCAGTAAAATCTTGACAGACAttatgattgattgattgacaaaAGATTGATtattcccttaatttttttcagCATATGTGCATTGCTTTGTTGGAGAGGTGGATCTAAACTATATTTGTTGTTATTATGGAGTATATGGTATGATTTTGTATATAAttatacatttttgtttgttaaatTGGTTATTTTCTACAGTGGCCTTGTGAAGCTGTGGAGTGCCCTAACCCTCATTGGATCTTACCAGAATGAACTGTGTGCAGTCAGAGTCACTCAGGTAAATGAATACTCACTACATCATTTCATTAAAATCattcaaattaaataaaataattttattgttTTCTCAACAAGCGCTTGACCAGGAAAGATCCTGTAGTCTGCCAGATGGGCTTTAGATGAGCCTAAATATAGAAAGGATGCTGACATTGAGTTTTACATTGAACTTGTCTGCTTCCCCCCCCATAtctattgtttttgtatattAAACCATGTTTATACATAGCGGGGTATTCAGAAAAATGTACATTTTCCTCTTCttagttttaaaaaataatccgTTCCCACCGACGCTTAAAACAGCTGGGGAAGAGTGTCGGAAACACCTCGAGCAaacaggtggccaatcagagatttcaaacaaacgaggGAACAACACATCACATCCCCTGTCTACATGCAAACGTGAAACCGGAGTTTTCTCAAATTTCCACTTTGGCTGgcgttttcagaaataatagtTTTCAGTGAACCTCAGTTTTCGTGTAAATGAaaggccaaaccgcatgaaAATATATGCGTTTTTCCTACATATAAAAGTGGTCTTAGGCAGACCTTATCCTTTACATATAGGACTAGTGGAGAAACTTGAAAACTTCCCTAAACAAACACTTATGAACTTCCTATAATAAATAGTCTTTGTTTTCAGATAACATAATTATTTATGAAAAACTTCAATAGTTGCATCTAatgaacatctctctctctctctctctctttctctctctctctctctctctctctctctctctctctctctctctctctctcgctctctctcatacaaCATGCATACAATGTtgctccattgaagtgttgATGTGGCCCACTACAGACACATTTTGGTCCACATAAGACCACAGTGgacccagatttttttttcttgaaaaatTATCTTTCAGCATCTTTAGTATTGTGGGCACAGAGCATCTGGTCCTGAAAGTGAGGTGTGTGAAAATGATGAATTTCCATTTCTAAATTAATGTATTTGTCAGATGTCAGATTTGCATACTATtattggggcagccatggcctactggttagtgcttcgaacttgtaaccggagggttgccggttcgaaccccgaccagtaggccacggctcacggccgctgttgttgcaggcagctcactgcgccgggattagtgtgtgcttcacctcactgtgtgttcactgtgtttcactaattcacagattgggataaatgcagagaccaaatttccctcacgggatcaaaagagtatatatatatatatatacatagtatatatatatatatatgtatgtatatatatatatatatatacttatactatttgAGCATAGTCATTGTGTTAAGTCTAGCCTTGGACTAAAAGAGAATTTAAATGGAGATCCCCATGGAGAAAAGTTTTTAGTCTTGGACTAGGCACACTTTTGTCAAGTGTGAAATGGAgtgcaaataggcctacttaacgttactgactttttttcccccccaggtctctccttttcttttagCATTGTCTGGAAATAGCCGTGAACTGGGACTTCACTAAGCTTCACCTACAGTACAAGTGGAAAAACTGCTCTTGACCTAGCACCAAGAAAAGAGTTGAACATGAACATTTTAAGCAGAACTGTTTTCATGAAACCCATATACCACACAATTAATTTGGCTTGGTGTGGCAAGTTGAAGCCTCCGTTGACACAGACTTGCAGTCAACGACTGCTATATGTCGGGGAAAGAGCTTCTCTTGCCAAAGCTTTTAGTGCAAGAGATGTTGCTCTTTTTGCTGAACTAACTGGTGATACAAACCCCCTTCACCTCGATCCAGACTATGCTAAGACCACCACTTTTGAAACTCCTATTGTTCATGGTGTTCTTATTAATGGGCTGATTTCAGCGGTTCTAGGGACAAAAATGCCAGGAAAAGGCTGCATATTCCTCTACCAGGAAATTCGCTTCCCAGCACCCCTTTACATCGGAGAGGAAGTGGTGGCTGAGGCAGaggtgaaaaaaataaaaatgtcatttgcttttatttctgtttcATGCTCTGTTAAAGATAAGGTAGTTATGGAAGGTGAGGTTATGGTTATGATGCCAGAACATGCAGATAGGTCTTAAAGAGAAAAAGAACCTTCcaatcatgtttttgttgttactgTGGTATCAAATGTATCTTTTTGACCTAACAATAAATGGAAAATTAAATTGGATTGATTTCGTCTCCAGTATCTTTGATCTATTGGGTGGATTACAACTGTAAGCCTAAATGTGTCAATCAGATTTTTCCAGGAAGTAGGCCTATCGACTAGTTTGCTCACAGATGTTCTTGAGTTTCATTCAGGACTGGTGAGAGGGAATCAAATAGTGTTTGCGCCTGCGCTAGCCTATTATGTTCTGTGCTGCATACATAAATTAggtatatttaattttaaatatCTAATAGTAACATTTATTGAATGTAAACCTTATTTCCGCCTTGTCTGATGTGCGCTGTTGTAGCCTATCCGGGTTAGGGCGGGTTTAGACGATCTGTAATCGTCAGTGAAGTAGCACTCTGGCGGAGACATCCTGACTCAGTGCCGGCCCCCCTATCATAATGGTGGGAACTGCGTGCAGGGTTTGCTGAATTGACAACTCAATTTCCCAGTCTTATAACGTGAGAGCAATTAATTGAACGCCAGTATGGCGTTCATGGAGAAACCATCACCTGGGGAGGTATTGCTGGACGACACCGTTACATTGACTGCAGTTATCGAAGCAAGTCAGAATCTGAACTCTCATACGGTAAGTGTTTAGGTCGATACGGACCTGATACATGATGATCACGGGATTTCACGCCGATGACTAAACGAGGCCGCCTTGAGAGATCGAACAGCCGGATTGTTCGGACAGTTGTTTACTTTTCGCTAACGTCTCACATTATTAATACCACTTACATAGGCTAGAACCAGCTTGAATGAAGTCCAGTCTAGTTATTAGCCAGGAATCAAGCTAGCTATTGGCTCACAGTAATAACATTAGTGCTCTAGCGTTAGCTATCGCTAAGTTCACTAACATAGTGACAGCCAGTATACAGTAGCATGAAAGCTAATCAACAACTGAGCAGCAGCTGGTTTGTTGTTGACTGATGACCTGGAACATGGCAATAACACTAGAACTGTTCTATCGTTATCGGCGTTCATCAGCAATGTGATGTAAACTGGATTTTGCCTAACGTTAATTCTGACTGTCCGCTGATGGTTACTTTCGAGTAACGTTAAACCGCGCGTCGACAATTAACGCTATGTTAACGTTAACTGTCCAGTCGATAAAATATTTTAGTTATATGTAACAACACAGTTTAACGTTACAATTACACTTAAATGCTCAGCGTTATGCGCCAAAGTAAAGTGACATTAAAGCAACAGCTAACGTTAAGTTGCTAGCACAACTATGTCATGTTTTATGAAAATATCATTCGAGCGTATCCCAACCTAGCTTCTCCATTCAAGATCCTGGGCAAGCTCAGTGATAAATGTCCTACAAATAATTCTGCAGTGTCGTTTAAAACCATTGAGTCAATTTAGCCAGTGTTAATCTGGTTTGCTTACTTTGTTGTCGGTCGTGTTAACTACTAGAATGTGAGGTTGTTACCTCAGTCACAAGAAGGTGAGGTGGGTGCTGAGGGAAATAGTGATGCATAACGATAAGAAAACCAACAAACGTTTTTTCCTGTAAGTTCTGTAACAGGTAGTTCTAGGCCTCATCAGATATTCCCACTATTGCTCATTTCAGTTTGTGCTATTTAAATCGAGGACATTCGTGAAgagtaatttattttttaacttaccTCGGGTTCATTAAATCAGGTGTCCCCTAACGAAAAAGAACAATAGGAAATAGT encodes the following:
- the LOC125301419 gene encoding hydroxyacyl-thioester dehydratase type 2, mitochondrial-like, coding for MNILSRTVFMKPIYHTINLAWCGKLKPPLTQTCSQRLLYVGERASLAKAFSARDVALFAELTGDTNPLHLDPDYAKTTTFETPIVHGVLINGLISAVLGTKMPGKGCIFLYQEIRFPAPLYIGEEVVAEAEVKKIKMSFAFISVSCSVKDKVVMEGEVMVMMPEHADRS
- the rpp14 gene encoding ribonuclease P protein subunit p14; its protein translation is MEEPAAFERLVYKNASNFQYMKICLELKNGRRNIESAQFKQLIISGLRQLYGEVGAAFPFDLLKFDPGTLTGMLRVYNSGLVKLWSALTLIGSYQNELCAVRVTQVSPFLLALSGNSRELGLH